A region of the Nitrospiria bacterium genome:
CCGGTGGTACCCGATCAGAACGGCCGGCTCGGCCTCGAACTCGACCTCCACCCGCCGTTCGCCGTCCTGCTCCGGCTCGACCGTCACCACGCCCGGCGGAGGAGGCTGCGCGGGGATCGATCCGAAATATTTCTGAATGAGGCGGATCGTCACGGCGGGATCGATGTCGCCCACAATCGCGATCACGGCGTTTCCGGGCTCGTAGTAGGTTCGGAAAAAGGCCTCGGTCTGGGCGCGGCTCAGGGCCTTCACGTCCGAGGTCCAGCCGATCACCGGCATCCCGTAGGGGTGTGCGGTAAAGGCCGCCGCCAGGAAGGCTTCGTACAATCGGCCGGAAGGCGAATTGTCATAGCGCAGCCGTCGTTCCTCGAGAACGACGTTCTTTTCCTTGTAAAACTCCCGCAGCACGGTATGAACCATCCGGTCCGACTCGATCGCGGCCCAAAGCTCCAGGCGGTTGGACGGCAGGCTCACGACGTAGCGCGTCATGTCCTTTCCGGTCGTCGCGTTAAGACCCACCGCGCCGTTCCGCTCATAGATCTCGCCGATCTCGTTCGGAACGACGTACTTCTCGCTTTCCTGCTCCAGATCCCGGAACCGCTTCTCGTCCTCCGTCGCCCGATTCCGATCGGCCCGCGGCCCTTTATCCTCTTCCACGCGGAGGGCGTTCCAGGCCTGATCCAATCGCTTCAGAACCATGGCCTCCTTCCGGTAGTCCTTCGTGCCCAGGGTTCGCGTCCCCTTGAACGCCATATGCTCGTACAGATGCGCGACCCCCGAGATCCCGGGGCGCTCGTTCACCCCGCCGACCTTGAAGGCGATCATGCAGGAGACGACCGGGGCCTCGTGGCGCTCGACCATCACGAGCTCCAGCCCGTTGGAAAATCGGTGCTCCACCACGCGTCCGGCCAGATCGACGTCGGCCGGCTGGGTCGACGCCGCGGCGGGTAGATCCTCGGCCGATTGTACGGCCGCGGGGAATCCAGATAATAATAGGATCAGGGCGATAACGAATGAGAGAGAAGAGGTTATTGTCCGCACTAGCGGGTGGCCGAGGTGGGGCGCCCGGACGAGCGCAGGCGGGGTCCCCACACCGGGCGGGGTGCCGAGCACGTCTGGGCTCACCGAGGACAGGACCCGCTTATGCAACGAGATATACATACCGTCGCGGTTCATCCCACGAATTAAAAGGCCAGCCGTTTCAGATCTTCCACCGTCTCGCAGAAAAAATCCGGACGGGCCCGGCGGAGCTCTTCGGG
Encoded here:
- a CDS encoding pitrilysin family protein: MYISLHKRVLSSVSPDVLGTPPGVGTPPALVRAPHLGHPLVRTITSSLSFVIALILLLSGFPAAVQSAEDLPAAASTQPADVDLAGRVVEHRFSNGLELVMVERHEAPVVSCMIAFKVGGVNERPGISGVAHLYEHMAFKGTRTLGTKDYRKEAMVLKRLDQAWNALRVEEDKGPRADRNRATEDEKRFRDLEQESEKYVVPNEIGEIYERNGAVGLNATTGKDMTRYVVSLPSNRLELWAAIESDRMVHTVLREFYKEKNVVLEERRLRYDNSPSGRLYEAFLAAAFTAHPYGMPVIGWTSDVKALSRAQTEAFFRTYYEPGNAVIAIVGDIDPAVTIRLIQKYFGSIPAQPPPPGVVTVEPEQDGERRVEVEFEAEPAVLIGYHRPALDSPDDPVFDVIDSLLSDGRSSRLYKTLVKEKQLAVGVSTSADVPGARYPNLFMIQAIPRAPHTAPEVEAAIYAELDRLKNEPVQPRELQKVLNNLDADLIRSLDSNSGLASELSSAQALAGTWRYLLENRRQISQVKAEDVSRVAKRYFVKGHRVVATLVKKGNE